A single Orcinus orca chromosome 2, mOrcOrc1.1, whole genome shotgun sequence DNA region contains:
- the GMPR2 gene encoding GMP reductase 2 isoform X1 has translation MPGGSSARPTLGVIVPCPSDPAASSVCELCYPEGLQHRSWNSSVTRSLRQLAEPVSAAHKAQRGCARLVANEEELRSTATWPRREEVPAMPHIDNDVKLDFKDVLLRPKRSTLKSRSEVDLTRSFSFRNSKQMYTGIPIIAANMDTVGTFEIAKVLCKFSLFTAVHKHYSLEQWKEFASQNPDCLEHLAASSGTSSADFEQLGQILDAIPQVKYICVDVANGYSEHFVEFVKDVRKRFPEHTIMAGNVVTGEMVEELILSGADIIKVGIGPGKLVHWGPLATASVADTCGELPSHSCHVLLRLCVYHPEEDRSWVSTAECSDGVRRCCPWPQRPHHFRKAKSRVGYEAARHLGSLPGLEALVEVDQDSWVPVSFEVGHWDLLEGLGHPYSPFIVLLTLQDGGCNCPGDVAKAFGAGADFVMLGGMLAGHSESGGELIERDGKKYKLFYGMSSEMAMKKYAGGVAEYRASEGKTVEMPFKGDVEHTIRDILGGIRSTCTYVGAAKLKELSRRTTFIRVTQQVNPIFSDKS, from the exons ATGCCAGGGGGCAGCTCCGCGCGTCCCACCCTGGGAGTTATAGTTCCCTGCCCCTCAGATCCAGCGGCATCCTCAGTGTGTGAACTCTGTTACCCAGAAGGCCTCCAGCACCGAAGCTGGAATTCCTCGGTTACTCGTTCTCTCCGGCAATTAGCGGAACCTGTTAGCGCTGCCCACAAGGCTCAGCGGGGCTGCGCGAGGTTAGTGGCTAATGAAGAGGAGCTTCGGTCAACTGCCACCTGGCCCCGGCGAGAGGAA GTGCCTGCCATGCCTCACATCGACAACGACGTCAAACTGGACTTCAAGGATGTCCTGTTGAGGCCCAAACGCAGTACCCTTAAGTCTCGAAGTGAG GTGGATCTCACAAGATCCTTTTCATTTCGGAACTCAAAGCAGATGTACACTGGGATCCCCATCATTGCAGCCAATATGGATACTGTAGGCACCTTTGAGATAGCCAAGGTTCTCTGTAAG TTCTCCCTCTTCACTGCTGTCCATAAGCACTACAGCCTCGAGCAGTGGAAAGAGTTTGCTAGCCAGAATCCTGACTGTCTTGAG CATCTGGCTGCCAGCTCAGGCACAAGCTCTGCTGACTTTGAGCAGCTGGGACAGATCCTGGACGCTATTCCCCAGGTGAAATATATATGCGTGGACGTGGCCAATGGCTACTCTGAACACTTTGTTGAATTTGTAAAGGATGTGCGGAAGCGCTTCCCTGAACACACCATCATG GCAGGGAATGTGGTAACAGGAGAGATGGTGGAAGAGCTGATTCTCTCTGGGGCTGACATCATCAAAGTGGGAATTGGACCAGGTAAGCTGGTTCACTGGGGGCCACTGGCCACCGCTTCAGTGGCAGACACCTGTGGAGAACTTCCCTCTCATTCTTGTCACGTTCTTCTCAGGCTCTGTGTGTACCACCCGGAAGAAGACCGGAGTTGGGTATCCACAGCTGAGTGCAGTGATGGAGTGCGCAGATGCTGCCCATGGCCTCAAAGGCCACATCATTTCCGTAAGGCCAAGAGCAGGGTAGGGTATGAGGCTGCCAGACATCTGGGTTCTCTGCCAGGTCTGGAGGCTCTGGTAGAGGTGGATCAGGACTCCTGGGTTCCTGTCAGCTTTGAGGTGGGCCACTGGGACCTCCTAGAGGGCTTGGGGCATCCATACTCTCCCTTCATAGTGCTCCTTACTTTGCAGGATGGAGGCTGCAACTGTCCCGGGGATGTGGCCAAGGCTTTCG gggcaggggctgacTTCGTGATGCTGGGCGGCATGCTGGCTGGGCACAGCGAGTCAGGTGGTGAGCTCATCGAGAGGGATGGCAAGAAGTACAAGCTCTTCTATGGCATGAGTTCTGAAATGGCCATGAAGAAGTATGCCGGGGGCGTGGCTGAGTACAG GGCCTCAGAGGGAAAGACAGTGGAGATGCCCTTTAAAGGGGATGTGGAACACACTATCCGAGACATTCTTGGAGGCATCCGCTCCACCTGTACCTACGTGGGAGCAGCTAAGCTGAAGGAGCTGAGCCGGAGAACTACCTTCATCCGTGTCACCCAGCAGGTGAATCCGATCTTCAGTGACAAGAGCTAG
- the GMPR2 gene encoding GMP reductase 2 isoform X3 — translation MPGGSSARPTLGVIVPCPSDPAASSVCELCYPEGLQHRSWNSSVTRSLRQLAEPVSAAHKAQRGCARLVANEEELRSTATWPRREEVPAMPHIDNDVKLDFKDVLLRPKRSTLKSRSEVDLTRSFSFRNSKQMYTGIPIIAANMDTVGTFEIAKVLCKFSLFTAVHKHYSLEQWKEFASQNPDCLEHLAASSGTSSADFEQLGQILDAIPQAGNVVTGEMVEELILSGADIIKVGIGPGKLVHWGPLATASVADTCGELPSHSCHVLLRLCVYHPEEDRSWVSTAECSDGVRRCCPWPQRPHHFRKAKSRVGYEAARHLGSLPGLEALVEVDQDSWVPVSFEVGHWDLLEGLGHPYSPFIVLLTLQDGGCNCPGDVAKAFGAGADFVMLGGMLAGHSESGGELIERDGKKYKLFYGMSSEMAMKKYAGGVAEYRASEGKTVEMPFKGDVEHTIRDILGGIRSTCTYVGAAKLKELSRRTTFIRVTQQVNPIFSDKS, via the exons ATGCCAGGGGGCAGCTCCGCGCGTCCCACCCTGGGAGTTATAGTTCCCTGCCCCTCAGATCCAGCGGCATCCTCAGTGTGTGAACTCTGTTACCCAGAAGGCCTCCAGCACCGAAGCTGGAATTCCTCGGTTACTCGTTCTCTCCGGCAATTAGCGGAACCTGTTAGCGCTGCCCACAAGGCTCAGCGGGGCTGCGCGAGGTTAGTGGCTAATGAAGAGGAGCTTCGGTCAACTGCCACCTGGCCCCGGCGAGAGGAA GTGCCTGCCATGCCTCACATCGACAACGACGTCAAACTGGACTTCAAGGATGTCCTGTTGAGGCCCAAACGCAGTACCCTTAAGTCTCGAAGTGAG GTGGATCTCACAAGATCCTTTTCATTTCGGAACTCAAAGCAGATGTACACTGGGATCCCCATCATTGCAGCCAATATGGATACTGTAGGCACCTTTGAGATAGCCAAGGTTCTCTGTAAG TTCTCCCTCTTCACTGCTGTCCATAAGCACTACAGCCTCGAGCAGTGGAAAGAGTTTGCTAGCCAGAATCCTGACTGTCTTGAG CATCTGGCTGCCAGCTCAGGCACAAGCTCTGCTGACTTTGAGCAGCTGGGACAGATCCTGGACGCTATTCCCCAG GCAGGGAATGTGGTAACAGGAGAGATGGTGGAAGAGCTGATTCTCTCTGGGGCTGACATCATCAAAGTGGGAATTGGACCAGGTAAGCTGGTTCACTGGGGGCCACTGGCCACCGCTTCAGTGGCAGACACCTGTGGAGAACTTCCCTCTCATTCTTGTCACGTTCTTCTCAGGCTCTGTGTGTACCACCCGGAAGAAGACCGGAGTTGGGTATCCACAGCTGAGTGCAGTGATGGAGTGCGCAGATGCTGCCCATGGCCTCAAAGGCCACATCATTTCCGTAAGGCCAAGAGCAGGGTAGGGTATGAGGCTGCCAGACATCTGGGTTCTCTGCCAGGTCTGGAGGCTCTGGTAGAGGTGGATCAGGACTCCTGGGTTCCTGTCAGCTTTGAGGTGGGCCACTGGGACCTCCTAGAGGGCTTGGGGCATCCATACTCTCCCTTCATAGTGCTCCTTACTTTGCAGGATGGAGGCTGCAACTGTCCCGGGGATGTGGCCAAGGCTTTCG gggcaggggctgacTTCGTGATGCTGGGCGGCATGCTGGCTGGGCACAGCGAGTCAGGTGGTGAGCTCATCGAGAGGGATGGCAAGAAGTACAAGCTCTTCTATGGCATGAGTTCTGAAATGGCCATGAAGAAGTATGCCGGGGGCGTGGCTGAGTACAG GGCCTCAGAGGGAAAGACAGTGGAGATGCCCTTTAAAGGGGATGTGGAACACACTATCCGAGACATTCTTGGAGGCATCCGCTCCACCTGTACCTACGTGGGAGCAGCTAAGCTGAAGGAGCTGAGCCGGAGAACTACCTTCATCCGTGTCACCCAGCAGGTGAATCCGATCTTCAGTGACAAGAGCTAG
- the GMPR2 gene encoding GMP reductase 2 isoform X2, with translation MPGGSSARPTLGVIVPCPSDPAASSVCELCYPEGLQHRSWNSSVTRSLRQLAEPVSAAHKAQRGCARLVANEEELRSTATWPRREEVPAMPHIDNDVKLDFKDVLLRPKRSTLKSRSEVDLTRSFSFRNSKQMYTGIPIIAANMDTVGTFEIAKVLCKFSLFTAVHKHYSLEQWKEFASQNPDCLEHLAASSGTSSADFEQLGQILDAIPQVKYICVDVANGYSEHFVEFVKDVRKRFPEHTIMAGNVVTGEMVEELILSGADIIKVGIGPGKLVHWGPLATASVADTCGELPSHSCHVLLRLCVYHPEEDRSWVSTAECSDGVRRCCPWPQRPHHFRKAKSRVGYEAARHLGSLPGLEALVEVDQDSWVPVSFEVGHWDLLEGLGHPYSPFIVLLTLQDGGCNCPGDVAKAFGAGADFVMLGGMLAGHSESGGELIERDGKKYKLFYGMSSEMAMKKYAGGVAEYRASEGKTVEMPFKGDVEHTIRDILGGIRSTCTYVGAAKLKELSRRTTFIRVTQQFS, from the exons ATGCCAGGGGGCAGCTCCGCGCGTCCCACCCTGGGAGTTATAGTTCCCTGCCCCTCAGATCCAGCGGCATCCTCAGTGTGTGAACTCTGTTACCCAGAAGGCCTCCAGCACCGAAGCTGGAATTCCTCGGTTACTCGTTCTCTCCGGCAATTAGCGGAACCTGTTAGCGCTGCCCACAAGGCTCAGCGGGGCTGCGCGAGGTTAGTGGCTAATGAAGAGGAGCTTCGGTCAACTGCCACCTGGCCCCGGCGAGAGGAA GTGCCTGCCATGCCTCACATCGACAACGACGTCAAACTGGACTTCAAGGATGTCCTGTTGAGGCCCAAACGCAGTACCCTTAAGTCTCGAAGTGAG GTGGATCTCACAAGATCCTTTTCATTTCGGAACTCAAAGCAGATGTACACTGGGATCCCCATCATTGCAGCCAATATGGATACTGTAGGCACCTTTGAGATAGCCAAGGTTCTCTGTAAG TTCTCCCTCTTCACTGCTGTCCATAAGCACTACAGCCTCGAGCAGTGGAAAGAGTTTGCTAGCCAGAATCCTGACTGTCTTGAG CATCTGGCTGCCAGCTCAGGCACAAGCTCTGCTGACTTTGAGCAGCTGGGACAGATCCTGGACGCTATTCCCCAGGTGAAATATATATGCGTGGACGTGGCCAATGGCTACTCTGAACACTTTGTTGAATTTGTAAAGGATGTGCGGAAGCGCTTCCCTGAACACACCATCATG GCAGGGAATGTGGTAACAGGAGAGATGGTGGAAGAGCTGATTCTCTCTGGGGCTGACATCATCAAAGTGGGAATTGGACCAGGTAAGCTGGTTCACTGGGGGCCACTGGCCACCGCTTCAGTGGCAGACACCTGTGGAGAACTTCCCTCTCATTCTTGTCACGTTCTTCTCAGGCTCTGTGTGTACCACCCGGAAGAAGACCGGAGTTGGGTATCCACAGCTGAGTGCAGTGATGGAGTGCGCAGATGCTGCCCATGGCCTCAAAGGCCACATCATTTCCGTAAGGCCAAGAGCAGGGTAGGGTATGAGGCTGCCAGACATCTGGGTTCTCTGCCAGGTCTGGAGGCTCTGGTAGAGGTGGATCAGGACTCCTGGGTTCCTGTCAGCTTTGAGGTGGGCCACTGGGACCTCCTAGAGGGCTTGGGGCATCCATACTCTCCCTTCATAGTGCTCCTTACTTTGCAGGATGGAGGCTGCAACTGTCCCGGGGATGTGGCCAAGGCTTTCG gggcaggggctgacTTCGTGATGCTGGGCGGCATGCTGGCTGGGCACAGCGAGTCAGGTGGTGAGCTCATCGAGAGGGATGGCAAGAAGTACAAGCTCTTCTATGGCATGAGTTCTGAAATGGCCATGAAGAAGTATGCCGGGGGCGTGGCTGAGTACAG GGCCTCAGAGGGAAAGACAGTGGAGATGCCCTTTAAAGGGGATGTGGAACACACTATCCGAGACATTCTTGGAGGCATCCGCTCCACCTGTACCTACGTGGGAGCAGCTAAGCTGAAGGAGCTGAGCCGGAGAACTACCTTCATCCGTGTCACCCAGCAG TTTTCCTAG
- the GMPR2 gene encoding GMP reductase 2 isoform X7, whose product MPHIDNDVKLDFKDVLLRPKRSTLKSRSEVDLTRSFSFRNSKQMYTGIPIIAANMDTVGTFEIAKVLCKFSLFTAVHKHYSLEQWKEFASQNPDCLEHLAASSGTSSADFEQLGQILDAIPQVKYICVDVANGYSEHFVEFVKDVRKRFPEHTIMAGNVVTGEMVEELILSGADIIKVGIGPGSVCTTRKKTGVGYPQLSAVMECADAAHGLKGHIISDGGCNCPGDVAKAFGAGADFVMLGGMLAGHSESGGELIERDGKKYKLFYGMSSEMAMKKYAGGVAEYRASEGKTVEMPFKGDVEHTIRDILGGIRSTCTYVGAAKLKELSRRTTFIRVTQQVNPIFSDKS is encoded by the exons ATGCCTCACATCGACAACGACGTCAAACTGGACTTCAAGGATGTCCTGTTGAGGCCCAAACGCAGTACCCTTAAGTCTCGAAGTGAG GTGGATCTCACAAGATCCTTTTCATTTCGGAACTCAAAGCAGATGTACACTGGGATCCCCATCATTGCAGCCAATATGGATACTGTAGGCACCTTTGAGATAGCCAAGGTTCTCTGTAAG TTCTCCCTCTTCACTGCTGTCCATAAGCACTACAGCCTCGAGCAGTGGAAAGAGTTTGCTAGCCAGAATCCTGACTGTCTTGAG CATCTGGCTGCCAGCTCAGGCACAAGCTCTGCTGACTTTGAGCAGCTGGGACAGATCCTGGACGCTATTCCCCAGGTGAAATATATATGCGTGGACGTGGCCAATGGCTACTCTGAACACTTTGTTGAATTTGTAAAGGATGTGCGGAAGCGCTTCCCTGAACACACCATCATG GCAGGGAATGTGGTAACAGGAGAGATGGTGGAAGAGCTGATTCTCTCTGGGGCTGACATCATCAAAGTGGGAATTGGACCAG GCTCTGTGTGTACCACCCGGAAGAAGACCGGAGTTGGGTATCCACAGCTGAGTGCAGTGATGGAGTGCGCAGATGCTGCCCATGGCCTCAAAGGCCACATCATTTCC GATGGAGGCTGCAACTGTCCCGGGGATGTGGCCAAGGCTTTCG gggcaggggctgacTTCGTGATGCTGGGCGGCATGCTGGCTGGGCACAGCGAGTCAGGTGGTGAGCTCATCGAGAGGGATGGCAAGAAGTACAAGCTCTTCTATGGCATGAGTTCTGAAATGGCCATGAAGAAGTATGCCGGGGGCGTGGCTGAGTACAG GGCCTCAGAGGGAAAGACAGTGGAGATGCCCTTTAAAGGGGATGTGGAACACACTATCCGAGACATTCTTGGAGGCATCCGCTCCACCTGTACCTACGTGGGAGCAGCTAAGCTGAAGGAGCTGAGCCGGAGAACTACCTTCATCCGTGTCACCCAGCAGGTGAATCCGATCTTCAGTGACAAGAGCTAG
- the GMPR2 gene encoding GMP reductase 2 isoform X6: MPGGSSARPTLGVIVPCPSDPAASSVCELCYPEGLQHRSWNSSVTRSLRQLAEPVSAAHKAQRGCARLVANEEELRSTATWPRREEVPAMPHIDNDVKLDFKDVLLRPKRSTLKSRSEVDLTRSFSFRNSKQMYTGIPIIAANMDTVGTFEIAKVLCKFSLFTAVHKHYSLEQWKEFASQNPDCLEHLAASSGTSSADFEQLGQILDAIPQAGNVVTGEMVEELILSGADIIKVGIGPGSVCTTRKKTGVGYPQLSAVMECADAAHGLKGHIISDGGCNCPGDVAKAFGAGADFVMLGGMLAGHSESGGELIERDGKKYKLFYGMSSEMAMKKYAGGVAEYRASEGKTVEMPFKGDVEHTIRDILGGIRSTCTYVGAAKLKELSRRTTFIRVTQQVNPIFSDKS, translated from the exons ATGCCAGGGGGCAGCTCCGCGCGTCCCACCCTGGGAGTTATAGTTCCCTGCCCCTCAGATCCAGCGGCATCCTCAGTGTGTGAACTCTGTTACCCAGAAGGCCTCCAGCACCGAAGCTGGAATTCCTCGGTTACTCGTTCTCTCCGGCAATTAGCGGAACCTGTTAGCGCTGCCCACAAGGCTCAGCGGGGCTGCGCGAGGTTAGTGGCTAATGAAGAGGAGCTTCGGTCAACTGCCACCTGGCCCCGGCGAGAGGAA GTGCCTGCCATGCCTCACATCGACAACGACGTCAAACTGGACTTCAAGGATGTCCTGTTGAGGCCCAAACGCAGTACCCTTAAGTCTCGAAGTGAG GTGGATCTCACAAGATCCTTTTCATTTCGGAACTCAAAGCAGATGTACACTGGGATCCCCATCATTGCAGCCAATATGGATACTGTAGGCACCTTTGAGATAGCCAAGGTTCTCTGTAAG TTCTCCCTCTTCACTGCTGTCCATAAGCACTACAGCCTCGAGCAGTGGAAAGAGTTTGCTAGCCAGAATCCTGACTGTCTTGAG CATCTGGCTGCCAGCTCAGGCACAAGCTCTGCTGACTTTGAGCAGCTGGGACAGATCCTGGACGCTATTCCCCAG GCAGGGAATGTGGTAACAGGAGAGATGGTGGAAGAGCTGATTCTCTCTGGGGCTGACATCATCAAAGTGGGAATTGGACCAG GCTCTGTGTGTACCACCCGGAAGAAGACCGGAGTTGGGTATCCACAGCTGAGTGCAGTGATGGAGTGCGCAGATGCTGCCCATGGCCTCAAAGGCCACATCATTTCC GATGGAGGCTGCAACTGTCCCGGGGATGTGGCCAAGGCTTTCG gggcaggggctgacTTCGTGATGCTGGGCGGCATGCTGGCTGGGCACAGCGAGTCAGGTGGTGAGCTCATCGAGAGGGATGGCAAGAAGTACAAGCTCTTCTATGGCATGAGTTCTGAAATGGCCATGAAGAAGTATGCCGGGGGCGTGGCTGAGTACAG GGCCTCAGAGGGAAAGACAGTGGAGATGCCCTTTAAAGGGGATGTGGAACACACTATCCGAGACATTCTTGGAGGCATCCGCTCCACCTGTACCTACGTGGGAGCAGCTAAGCTGAAGGAGCTGAGCCGGAGAACTACCTTCATCCGTGTCACCCAGCAGGTGAATCCGATCTTCAGTGACAAGAGCTAG
- the GMPR2 gene encoding GMP reductase 2 isoform X4: protein MPHIDNDVKLDFKDVLLRPKRSTLKSRSEVDLTRSFSFRNSKQMYTGIPIIAANMDTVGTFEIAKVLCKFSLFTAVHKHYSLEQWKEFASQNPDCLEHLAASSGTSSADFEQLGQILDAIPQVKYICVDVANGYSEHFVEFVKDVRKRFPEHTIMAGNVVTGEMVEELILSGADIIKVGIGPGKLVHWGPLATASVADTCGELPSHSCHVLLRLCVYHPEEDRSWVSTAECSDGVRRCCPWPQRPHHFRKAKSRVGYEAARHLGSLPGLEALVEVDQDSWVPVSFEVGHWDLLEGLGHPYSPFIVLLTLQDGGCNCPGDVAKAFGAGADFVMLGGMLAGHSESGGELIERDGKKYKLFYGMSSEMAMKKYAGGVAEYRASEGKTVEMPFKGDVEHTIRDILGGIRSTCTYVGAAKLKELSRRTTFIRVTQQVNPIFSDKS, encoded by the exons ATGCCTCACATCGACAACGACGTCAAACTGGACTTCAAGGATGTCCTGTTGAGGCCCAAACGCAGTACCCTTAAGTCTCGAAGTGAG GTGGATCTCACAAGATCCTTTTCATTTCGGAACTCAAAGCAGATGTACACTGGGATCCCCATCATTGCAGCCAATATGGATACTGTAGGCACCTTTGAGATAGCCAAGGTTCTCTGTAAG TTCTCCCTCTTCACTGCTGTCCATAAGCACTACAGCCTCGAGCAGTGGAAAGAGTTTGCTAGCCAGAATCCTGACTGTCTTGAG CATCTGGCTGCCAGCTCAGGCACAAGCTCTGCTGACTTTGAGCAGCTGGGACAGATCCTGGACGCTATTCCCCAGGTGAAATATATATGCGTGGACGTGGCCAATGGCTACTCTGAACACTTTGTTGAATTTGTAAAGGATGTGCGGAAGCGCTTCCCTGAACACACCATCATG GCAGGGAATGTGGTAACAGGAGAGATGGTGGAAGAGCTGATTCTCTCTGGGGCTGACATCATCAAAGTGGGAATTGGACCAGGTAAGCTGGTTCACTGGGGGCCACTGGCCACCGCTTCAGTGGCAGACACCTGTGGAGAACTTCCCTCTCATTCTTGTCACGTTCTTCTCAGGCTCTGTGTGTACCACCCGGAAGAAGACCGGAGTTGGGTATCCACAGCTGAGTGCAGTGATGGAGTGCGCAGATGCTGCCCATGGCCTCAAAGGCCACATCATTTCCGTAAGGCCAAGAGCAGGGTAGGGTATGAGGCTGCCAGACATCTGGGTTCTCTGCCAGGTCTGGAGGCTCTGGTAGAGGTGGATCAGGACTCCTGGGTTCCTGTCAGCTTTGAGGTGGGCCACTGGGACCTCCTAGAGGGCTTGGGGCATCCATACTCTCCCTTCATAGTGCTCCTTACTTTGCAGGATGGAGGCTGCAACTGTCCCGGGGATGTGGCCAAGGCTTTCG gggcaggggctgacTTCGTGATGCTGGGCGGCATGCTGGCTGGGCACAGCGAGTCAGGTGGTGAGCTCATCGAGAGGGATGGCAAGAAGTACAAGCTCTTCTATGGCATGAGTTCTGAAATGGCCATGAAGAAGTATGCCGGGGGCGTGGCTGAGTACAG GGCCTCAGAGGGAAAGACAGTGGAGATGCCCTTTAAAGGGGATGTGGAACACACTATCCGAGACATTCTTGGAGGCATCCGCTCCACCTGTACCTACGTGGGAGCAGCTAAGCTGAAGGAGCTGAGCCGGAGAACTACCTTCATCCGTGTCACCCAGCAGGTGAATCCGATCTTCAGTGACAAGAGCTAG
- the GMPR2 gene encoding GMP reductase 2 isoform X5: protein MPGGSSARPTLGVIVPCPSDPAASSVCELCYPEGLQHRSWNSSVTRSLRQLAEPVSAAHKAQRGCARLVANEEELRSTATWPRREEVPAMPHIDNDVKLDFKDVLLRPKRSTLKSRSEVDLTRSFSFRNSKQMYTGIPIIAANMDTVGTFEIAKVLCKFSLFTAVHKHYSLEQWKEFASQNPDCLEHLAASSGTSSADFEQLGQILDAIPQVKYICVDVANGYSEHFVEFVKDVRKRFPEHTIMAGNVVTGEMVEELILSGADIIKVGIGPGSVCTTRKKTGVGYPQLSAVMECADAAHGLKGHIISDGGCNCPGDVAKAFGAGADFVMLGGMLAGHSESGGELIERDGKKYKLFYGMSSEMAMKKYAGGVAEYRASEGKTVEMPFKGDVEHTIRDILGGIRSTCTYVGAAKLKELSRRTTFIRVTQQVNPIFSDKS, encoded by the exons ATGCCAGGGGGCAGCTCCGCGCGTCCCACCCTGGGAGTTATAGTTCCCTGCCCCTCAGATCCAGCGGCATCCTCAGTGTGTGAACTCTGTTACCCAGAAGGCCTCCAGCACCGAAGCTGGAATTCCTCGGTTACTCGTTCTCTCCGGCAATTAGCGGAACCTGTTAGCGCTGCCCACAAGGCTCAGCGGGGCTGCGCGAGGTTAGTGGCTAATGAAGAGGAGCTTCGGTCAACTGCCACCTGGCCCCGGCGAGAGGAA GTGCCTGCCATGCCTCACATCGACAACGACGTCAAACTGGACTTCAAGGATGTCCTGTTGAGGCCCAAACGCAGTACCCTTAAGTCTCGAAGTGAG GTGGATCTCACAAGATCCTTTTCATTTCGGAACTCAAAGCAGATGTACACTGGGATCCCCATCATTGCAGCCAATATGGATACTGTAGGCACCTTTGAGATAGCCAAGGTTCTCTGTAAG TTCTCCCTCTTCACTGCTGTCCATAAGCACTACAGCCTCGAGCAGTGGAAAGAGTTTGCTAGCCAGAATCCTGACTGTCTTGAG CATCTGGCTGCCAGCTCAGGCACAAGCTCTGCTGACTTTGAGCAGCTGGGACAGATCCTGGACGCTATTCCCCAGGTGAAATATATATGCGTGGACGTGGCCAATGGCTACTCTGAACACTTTGTTGAATTTGTAAAGGATGTGCGGAAGCGCTTCCCTGAACACACCATCATG GCAGGGAATGTGGTAACAGGAGAGATGGTGGAAGAGCTGATTCTCTCTGGGGCTGACATCATCAAAGTGGGAATTGGACCAG GCTCTGTGTGTACCACCCGGAAGAAGACCGGAGTTGGGTATCCACAGCTGAGTGCAGTGATGGAGTGCGCAGATGCTGCCCATGGCCTCAAAGGCCACATCATTTCC GATGGAGGCTGCAACTGTCCCGGGGATGTGGCCAAGGCTTTCG gggcaggggctgacTTCGTGATGCTGGGCGGCATGCTGGCTGGGCACAGCGAGTCAGGTGGTGAGCTCATCGAGAGGGATGGCAAGAAGTACAAGCTCTTCTATGGCATGAGTTCTGAAATGGCCATGAAGAAGTATGCCGGGGGCGTGGCTGAGTACAG GGCCTCAGAGGGAAAGACAGTGGAGATGCCCTTTAAAGGGGATGTGGAACACACTATCCGAGACATTCTTGGAGGCATCCGCTCCACCTGTACCTACGTGGGAGCAGCTAAGCTGAAGGAGCTGAGCCGGAGAACTACCTTCATCCGTGTCACCCAGCAGGTGAATCCGATCTTCAGTGACAAGAGCTAG